From the Chloroflexota bacterium genome, the window AAGACCTCCGGGCGCGGTCGCCTCACGCCCGGCGCGCCAGCGACGGGCCGACACGTCAGCACCAGACCTCGCCAGCGGGCGGGGAGCGACTCGCGACCGTGTACGGCGCCCAGGAGCGCGCCCGCCACCGCCGCGTGCGCGCTGGCCGGGCCCGGCAGCCGGACGACCGATTCGATCCCCTCCTGAGCGCCCGGTGCGTGAAGGAGCTGATGGAAGGCGATTTGCAGGGCTGTTAGGGCGCTCGCTCGAGTGATCGCGCGGCCAGATGGCTGCTCGACCTCCGCGTTCCGGAGGGCGCCGCGAACCTCGGCCGTTTGGCACCCGCTTTCCGCCCAGTCTAGCGCGAAACGGTAGACGTCGCGTGCTGCCGCGCCGGTCGAAATCGCGTGAGCGATGGCAACAACGTACACCGCGCATGCGTCCTGACAAATAGGGTTTGGGTGGGTGAGGGCGCTATCCGCCCGCGCGATCGACGCGAGGTCGTCCGGCTCCATGGCGTGGCCGAAGATCCCCAGAGGGCTCGCGCGGGTCAGCGATCCGAACCCGGTGCTGGCCGCGTCGGCAGCCGCGCGGGCGGACGCCGCGACGCTCTCGACGCTGCCATCTCGATGAGCCGCGGCGATGCGGTAGCCGCCGTCCGCCGACCGCACGAGGAGTGGCAGGCTGATGTTCGGCGCTGCACGAAGCGCCGTCGCGGTGGCTCCTTCAATCCGAAATGGTTGCGACCGGAGCCAGTACGCGTACGCTCGCGCGGCCAGCTCGTCGTCGTACCGGCGGGCGCGATCGATGGTGTGAGCGAGGGTCAGCGCAAGCTCGGAGACGTCCGTCGGTTGCCCAGCCAGGGTTTGGAGCGGCCCGCCATCTCCCATCTCGACCGGACTCTCGGGGGGCCTGGCTGGCGCGGTTGACCCCGATGGGGATTCAACCAGACTTCCCAGCGCGTCCCCGATGAAGTGTCCGAGGAGACATCCCTGGGCGCGTCGCAGGGAGGCGGCGTCGCGCACGTGACGTCCGGGCGGAAGCGTGGGGAAAGGCGGCATCAGGCCGGTCGGGTCGTGGCGGTGACGGCGCGGCAGCATCTCGCGCCAGGGACGCGACAGGAGCTGCCGGATCGGGCCCTGCGCGCCACCGAAGCAGCCGCGACAATGGCTTTCGCCCTCCGCCGTGTAGACCGCCGGAACACCGTGCTGATCGAACATGTCGGCGCCGTTTCCACGAAGAAGCGCCTGGCCGCCCGCGTAGTCCCAGTCGCCAGCGCCCTTCAGTCCTGTCCCGATCGCGGCGTCGCCGACCGCCGCGAGAGCGAGCCGATAGGCGATGCTGGGCATGATCCGATAGCGCCCCGGAGCAAGAATCCGGCTGTTTACCAGCGCGTCGTTGTCGGCGTCGACCGAAACCAGGACGCAGTCGCCGTCGCGAATTCGCTCGTGCCATGCGGGCGGGGCGACGGGGGCGCCGTTTCGGGTGACGGGGCCGCACCCTTCGGCCCAGGCAATCAAGTCACCATCGTCATCAGGCGCGCACGGCGCAAAGACGACGCCGAGGACTGGCTCTCGGTCGCGCAGGAGGGCGATGGAGACCGCGTTCCCTCGGTAGCCTTCGAGGTACGACCGTGTGCCGTCGTTGGGGTCAACGAGCCAGATGAAGCGTGGCGGTGGGTCAAGGTTGGCGCTCCCGGTCTCTTCGCCGCGATAGCCCCACTCCGGAAAGGCTGTGAGCAGTTTCCCCCGGATCAAGACTTCCGCTTCTTCGTCGACCTCAGCGTGATCGTCGTGTCCGCGCGCGCCCCCGGGCCGGTGAAAGTCCTCTCGGATCAAGGACCCCGCGGCGACCGCGGCCTCGGTGGCCACGGCCAGCGCTCGGGCTATCTCATCCATTCGATTCGTCGTCCGGAAGGACGAAAAGGTCCGCCGGTGGGAGGTGCAAGACGCATTCGGCTCCGTTCGCGAGCTTCAGAATGCGGAAGCGTTCCGCCGGGATCACCGCCTCAAATTCGATTCGCCCTTGGCCCGCGAGCGATGCCGATGCCTCGCAGAAGAGCGTGACGCTCGTTGCCCCCGGCACATGATCGAGCACGCGCGCGCGAATGCGATTCGGACGATCCGCGGTAGATAGGTCCTCAACGACGATCGCCTCCGGCCGAATGCAGATGGACACGCTGGCCTGGAGCAGGCCGCCGGGGTCTTCCGCCGCCAGGATGCTGTCCGTTCCGGCGAGCTGCACGCGAAGACCGTGCCCGCGCTCGGGCTCATCGCAGGCTACTCCGCGCCCGTGCGGCTCGGCTCGCGCGACGAGGCGTGCTGGGAAGACGTTGGACGCGCCGGTCAGCCGAGCCACGCGGCCGGAGGCCGGGCGGCGGAAGATGTCATCGCGGCTCCCCACCTGGAGGACGGAGCCGCGATCATAGACGGCGATCTTGTCGGCCAGGGTGTACGCCTCGCCGAGATCGTGGCTGATAAAGATCGTCGTAACCGGAAACTGTCGGTGGATCGTTAGCAGGTCCCTGCGGAGCCGTGCCCGGAGCATCGAATCAAGGGCGGAAAAGGGCTCGTCGAGGAGCAGGACGCGCGGCTCGGTGATCAGTGCGCGCGCCAGGGCTACGCGCTGCTGCTGTCCCCCGGAGAGCTCGCGCGGGCGCCGACGCTCGTACCCGGCGAGATCGAGGCGCCCGAGCATGTCGCTGACGCGCGCCCGAGCACGGTCTGCCGGGATCCCTGCGAGCCCATATGCGACGTTCTCCCCGACGCTCAAGTGTGGGAAGAGCCCGTAGTGTTGTGGGACATAGCCAACGTGCCGCTTTTGAATCGGGACGTCTATTCCGCGCGAGGCGTCGAAGACGGGCCGACCGTCGATCTTGATCGAGCCGGCATCCGGGGTAATGATGCCGGCGATCGATCTCACGGTGACGGACTTACCAGCGCCTGATGGGCCGAAGAGGACGATAAGCTCGTCGTCCGCCGAAAAGGCGGTCCGTAGCTCGAAGTCGCGGAGGCGCTTTTCAATTGCCACCTCTAACACGGCGCGCGCGCTCCGGTCGTGGTCATGGAACGGCCGACACGCGCGCGCGAGCGAGCGTCTTGAATCCCAGCAGGACGACGAAGGAGGCGACGATGAGGATGCTGGCGAGGACCAGCGCGGCGGGCAGGTCGCGCTCCATGGCGACGTAGATGGCCAGGGGCATGGTCTGGGTGGTGCCGGGGAAATTGCCCGCGAACATGATGGTCGCGCCAAACTCGCCGAGGGCGCGCGCCCACGTCATGACCGCGCCGCCGAGCAGCGCTGGCATGGCGAGGGGCACGGTGACCCGGAGAAACGTCCGCAGGGAAGACGCGCCGAG encodes:
- a CDS encoding inositol monophosphatase family protein, yielding MDEIARALAVATEAAVAAGSLIREDFHRPGGARGHDDHAEVDEEAEVLIRGKLLTAFPEWGYRGEETGSANLDPPPRFIWLVDPNDGTRSYLEGYRGNAVSIALLRDREPVLGVVFAPCAPDDDGDLIAWAEGCGPVTRNGAPVAPPAWHERIRDGDCVLVSVDADNDALVNSRILAPGRYRIMPSIAYRLALAAVGDAAIGTGLKGAGDWDYAGGQALLRGNGADMFDQHGVPAVYTAEGESHCRGCFGGAQGPIRQLLSRPWREMLPRRHRHDPTGLMPPFPTLPPGRHVRDAASLRRAQGCLLGHFIGDALGSLVESPSGSTAPARPPESPVEMGDGGPLQTLAGQPTDVSELALTLAHTIDRARRYDDELAARAYAYWLRSQPFRIEGATATALRAAPNISLPLLVRSADGGYRIAAAHRDGSVESVAASARAAADAASTGFGSLTRASPLGIFGHAMEPDDLASIARADSALTHPNPICQDACAVYVVAIAHAISTGAAARDVYRFALDWAESGCQTAEVRGALRNAEVEQPSGRAITRASALTALQIAFHQLLHAPGAQEGIESVVRLPGPASAHAAVAGALLGAVHGRESLPARWRGLVLTCRPVAGAPGVRRPRPEVFWPTGALEMGERLLWVGAADLA
- a CDS encoding ABC transporter ATP-binding protein; the protein is MLEVAIEKRLRDFELRTAFSADDELIVLFGPSGAGKSVTVRSIAGIITPDAGSIKIDGRPVFDASRGIDVPIQKRHVGYVPQHYGLFPHLSVGENVAYGLAGIPADRARARVSDMLGRLDLAGYERRRPRELSGGQQQRVALARALITEPRVLLLDEPFSALDSMLRARLRRDLLTIHRQFPVTTIFISHDLGEAYTLADKIAVYDRGSVLQVGSRDDIFRRPASGRVARLTGASNVFPARLVARAEPHGRGVACDEPERGHGLRVQLAGTDSILAAEDPGGLLQASVSICIRPEAIVVEDLSTADRPNRIRARVLDHVPGATSVTLFCEASASLAGQGRIEFEAVIPAERFRILKLANGAECVLHLPPADLFVLPDDESNG